In Oryza sativa Japonica Group chromosome 2, ASM3414082v1, the following are encoded in one genomic region:
- the LOC4329386 gene encoding (R)-mandelonitrile beta-glucosyltransferase encodes MPTASPAHAVFFPYPVQGHVASALHLAKLLHARGGVRVTFVHSERNRRRVIRSHGEGALAAGAPGFCFAAVPDGLPSDDDDDGPSDPRDLLFSIGACVPHLKKILDEAAASGAPATCVVSDVDHVLLAAREMGLPAVAFWTTSACGLMAFLQCKELIDRGIIPLKDAEKLSNGYLDSTVVDWVPGMPADMRLRDFFSFVRTTDTDDPVLAFVVSTMECLRTATSAVILNTFDALEGEVVAAMSRILPPIYTVGPLPQLTAASHVVASGADPPDTPALSAASLCPEDGGCLEWLGRKRPCSVLYVNFGSIVYLTSTQLVELAWGLADSGHDFLWVIRDDQAKVTGGDGPTGVLPAEFVEKTKGKGYLTSWCPQEAVLRHDAIGAFLTHCGWNSVLEGISNGVPMLCYPMAADQQTNCRYACTEWRVGVEVGDDIEREEVARMVREVMEEEIKGKEVRQRATEWKERAAMAVVPSGTSWVNLDRMVNEVFSPGNNM; translated from the exons ATGCCGACGGCGTCGCCAGCCCACGCGGTGTTCTTCCCGTACCCGGTGCAGGGCCACGTCGCGTCGGCGCTGCACCTGGCCAAGCTCCTCCACGCCAGGGGCGGCGTCCGCGTCACCTTCGTCCACTCCGagcgcaaccgccgccgcgtgaTCCGCTCCCACGGCGagggcgcgctcgccgccggcgccccggGGTTCTGcttcgccgccgtccccgacgGCCTGCCGtcggatgacgacgacgacggcccgTCCGACCCCCGCGATCTGCTCTTCTCCATCGGGGCCTGCGTCCCGCACTTGAAGAAGATCCTcgacgaggccgccgcctcGGGGGCACCGGCCACCTGCGTCGTCTCCGACGTCGACCACGTCCTGCTCGCTGCCAGGGAGATGGGCCTCCCGGCCGTCGCGTTCTGGACGACGTCCGCTTGCGGGCTCATGGCGTTCCTCCAATGCAAGGAACTCATCGACAGAGGCATCATTCCACTCAAAG ACGCTGAGAAGCTGAGCAATGGCTACCTCGACAGCACGGTGGTCGACTGGGTGCCGGGGATGCCGGCGGACATGCGCCTGCGcgacttcttctccttcgtccGAACCACGGACACCGACGACCCCGTGCTGGCCTTCGTCGTGTCCACCATGGAGTGCCTGCGCACCGCCACGTCCGCCGTCATCCTCAACACGTTCGACGCGCTGGAgggcgaggtcgtcgccgccatgtCGCGCATCCTGCCGCCCATCTACACGGTCGGCCCGCTCCCTCAGCTCACCGCCGCATCACACGTCGTCGCTTCCGGCGCCGACCCGCCAGACACGCCGGCCCTGAGCGCCGCCAGCCTCTGCCCGGAGGACGGTGGGTGCCTCGAGTGGCTCGGCCGCAAGCGCCCGTGCTCCGTCCTGTACGTCAACTTCGGCAGCATCGTGTACTTGACGAGCACACAGCTCGTGGAGCTAGCATGGGGGCTGGCCGACAGCGGCCACGACTTCCTGTGGGTGATCAGAGACGACCAAGCTaaggtcaccggcggcgacggccccACCGGCGTGCTACCAGCCGAGTTCGTGGAGAAGACGAAGGGGAAGGGTTACTTGACGAGCTGGTGCCCGCAGGAGGCGGTGCTCCGGCACGACGCCATCGGCGCGTTCCTGacgcactgcgggtggaactcggTACTCGAGGGCATCTCCAATGGCGTACCCATGCTGTGCTACCCGATGGCCGCCGATCAGCAGACAAACTGCCGGTACGCTTGCACGGAGTGGCGCGTCGGTGTGGAGGTCGGCGACGACATCGAGAGGGAAGAGGTGGCGAGGATGGTGAGGGAGGTGATGGAAGAGGAGATCAAAGGCAAGGAGGTGAGGCAGCGTGCCACGGAATGGAAGGAAAGGGCAGCCATGGCTGTGGTGCCTAGTGGAACCTCATGGGTCAACTTAGATAGGATGGTTAATGAGGTCTTTTCTCCCGGTAACAATATGTAA